From one Solanum stenotomum isolate F172 chromosome 12, ASM1918654v1, whole genome shotgun sequence genomic stretch:
- the LOC125849027 gene encoding uncharacterized protein LOC125849027 isoform X6 codes for MEEKLSNIENQQVDDEEEDEGPPPGFDSLAVPSQNTNVVVDEDDDEGPPPGWPSIPQQLNLQTTDVEMGGKEHELEDDEDGPPPGWNTVIPQKKLPSSPPTIEAVTCDIEMEKKEEAVEDEDNGPPPGWQLTPQLLPLQTSTSPSGIQGVPLAAFVDVEMASNQDCDVEKEGHPLGLESVPMNGHSSPPTPPPQSSSSVASSEMEMGRKQEGTKNEEERPQIEKQPMSHLLQMKPIVPQASSHAATVSSEMGQMVCGGCRQLLSYPQGAKLVKCSCCQTVNLVLEAHEVGQVKCGGCAVLLMYPYGAPSVRCSSCRHMTKIGAHNRRPPQSVQQPRRRHPSYQVH; via the exons atggaagaaaagtTGAGCAACATCGAAAATCAGCAAgtagatgatgaagaagaagatgagggTCCACCACCTGGTTTCGACTCATTAGCTGTACCATCGCAAAACACCAATGTCGTCGtagatgaagatgatgatgaaggACCACCTCCAGGTTGGCCATCAATTCCTCAGCAACTCAATCTCCAG ACTACTGATGTAGAGATGGGGGGCAAAGAGCACGAATTGGAAGACGATGAAGATGGTCCGCCACCCGGGTGGAACACTGTAATCCCACAGAAAAAATTGCCATCTTCACCGCCAACAATAGAAGCAGTTACTTGTG ATATAGAAATGGAGAAGAAAGAGGAAGCCGTTGAAGATGAAGATAATGGTCCACCGCCAGGATGGCAATTGACCCCTCAACTACTGCCTCTACAGACATCTACATCACCATCAGGGATACAAGGAGTGCCTCTTGCTG CTTTTGTAGACGTTGAAATGGCGAGCAACCAGGACTGTGATGTTGAAAAGGAAGGACATCCACTGGGATTAGAATCCGTTCCTATGAATGGACATTCATCACCACCTACACCACCACCTCAGTCGTCATCATCAGTTGCTTCTTCTG AAATGGAGATGGGTCGCAAACAAGAAGGCACAAAGAATGAGGAGGAAAGGCCCCAAATTGAAAAGCAACCAATGTCGCATTTACTACAGATGAAACCTATAGTGCCTCAAGCCTCATCACATGCTGCAACAGTTTCTTCCG AGATGGGTCAGATGGTATGTGGTGGTTGCCGACAGTTACTTTCTTATCCACAAGGGGCTAAATTGGTGAAGTGTTCATGCTGCCAGACCGTCAATCTTGTGCTAGAAG CTCATGAGGTTGGACAAGTTAAGTGTGGGGGTTGTGCAGTGCTGCTCATGTATCCATATGGGGCGCCATCAGTTAGATGTTCCTCTTGTCGCCACATGACAAAAATTGGG GCCCACAACCGACGACCACCTCAGTCGGTGCAACAGCCTCGAAGAAGACATCCTTCCTACCAAGTTCATTAG
- the LOC125849027 gene encoding uncharacterized protein LOC125849027 isoform X3 encodes MEEKLSNIENQQVDDEEEDEGPPPGFDSLAVPSQNTNVVVDEDDDEGPPPGWPSIPQQLNLQTTDVEMGGKEHELEDDEDGPPPGWNTVIPQKKLPSSPPTIEAVTCDIEMEKEEEIIKNEDNGPPPRWQLTPKLPPLQTSTPPSGTQGASLEDIEMEKKEEAVEDEDNGPPPGWQLTPQLLPLQTSTSPSGIQGVPLAAFVDVEMASNQDCDVEKEGHPLGLESVPMNGHSSPPTPPPQSSSSVASSEMEMGRKQEGTKNEEERPQIEKQPMSHLLQMKPIVPQASSHAATVSSEMGQMVCGGCRQLLSYPQGAKLVKCSCCQTVNLVLEAHEVGQVKCGGCAVLLMYPYGAPSVRCSSCRHMTKIGAHNRRPPQSVQQPRRRHPSYQVH; translated from the exons atggaagaaaagtTGAGCAACATCGAAAATCAGCAAgtagatgatgaagaagaagatgagggTCCACCACCTGGTTTCGACTCATTAGCTGTACCATCGCAAAACACCAATGTCGTCGtagatgaagatgatgatgaaggACCACCTCCAGGTTGGCCATCAATTCCTCAGCAACTCAATCTCCAG ACTACTGATGTAGAGATGGGGGGCAAAGAGCACGAATTGGAAGACGATGAAGATGGTCCGCCACCCGGGTGGAACACTGTAATCCCACAGAAAAAATTGCCATCTTCACCGCCAACAATAGAAGCAGTTACTTGTG ATATAGAAAtggagaaggaagaagaaatcattaaaaatgaagATAATGGTCCACCACCAAGATGGCAGTTGACCCCTAAACTACCGCCGCTACAAACATCTACACCACCATCAGGGACACAAGGAGCTTCTCTTGAAG ATATAGAAATGGAGAAGAAAGAGGAAGCCGTTGAAGATGAAGATAATGGTCCACCGCCAGGATGGCAATTGACCCCTCAACTACTGCCTCTACAGACATCTACATCACCATCAGGGATACAAGGAGTGCCTCTTGCTG CTTTTGTAGACGTTGAAATGGCGAGCAACCAGGACTGTGATGTTGAAAAGGAAGGACATCCACTGGGATTAGAATCCGTTCCTATGAATGGACATTCATCACCACCTACACCACCACCTCAGTCGTCATCATCAGTTGCTTCTTCTG AAATGGAGATGGGTCGCAAACAAGAAGGCACAAAGAATGAGGAGGAAAGGCCCCAAATTGAAAAGCAACCAATGTCGCATTTACTACAGATGAAACCTATAGTGCCTCAAGCCTCATCACATGCTGCAACAGTTTCTTCCG AGATGGGTCAGATGGTATGTGGTGGTTGCCGACAGTTACTTTCTTATCCACAAGGGGCTAAATTGGTGAAGTGTTCATGCTGCCAGACCGTCAATCTTGTGCTAGAAG CTCATGAGGTTGGACAAGTTAAGTGTGGGGGTTGTGCAGTGCTGCTCATGTATCCATATGGGGCGCCATCAGTTAGATGTTCCTCTTGTCGCCACATGACAAAAATTGGG GCCCACAACCGACGACCACCTCAGTCGGTGCAACAGCCTCGAAGAAGACATCCTTCCTACCAAGTTCATTAG
- the LOC125849027 gene encoding uncharacterized protein LOC125849027 isoform X1, protein MEEKLSNIENQQVDDEEEDEGPPPGFDSLAVPSQNTNVVVDEDDDEGPPPGWPSIPQQLNLQVTCKQTTDVEMGGKEHELEDDEDGPPPGWNTVIPQKKLPSSPPTIEAVTCDIEMEKEEEIIKNEDNGPPPRWQLTPKLPPLQTSTPPSGTQGASLEDIEMEKKEEAVEDEDNGPPPGWQLTPQLLPLQTSTSPSGIQGVPLAAFVDVEMASNQDCDVEKEGHPLGLESVPMNGHSSPPTPPPQSSSSVASSEMEMGRKQEGTKNEEERPQIEKQPMSHLLQMKPIVPQASSHAATVSSEMGQMVCGGCRQLLSYPQGAKLVKCSCCQTVNLVLEAHEVGQVKCGGCAVLLMYPYGAPSVRCSSCRHMTKIGAHNRRPPQSVQQPRRRHPSYQVH, encoded by the exons atggaagaaaagtTGAGCAACATCGAAAATCAGCAAgtagatgatgaagaagaagatgagggTCCACCACCTGGTTTCGACTCATTAGCTGTACCATCGCAAAACACCAATGTCGTCGtagatgaagatgatgatgaaggACCACCTCCAGGTTGGCCATCAATTCCTCAGCAACTCAATCTCCAG GTAACTTGTAAACAGACTACTGATGTAGAGATGGGGGGCAAAGAGCACGAATTGGAAGACGATGAAGATGGTCCGCCACCCGGGTGGAACACTGTAATCCCACAGAAAAAATTGCCATCTTCACCGCCAACAATAGAAGCAGTTACTTGTG ATATAGAAAtggagaaggaagaagaaatcattaaaaatgaagATAATGGTCCACCACCAAGATGGCAGTTGACCCCTAAACTACCGCCGCTACAAACATCTACACCACCATCAGGGACACAAGGAGCTTCTCTTGAAG ATATAGAAATGGAGAAGAAAGAGGAAGCCGTTGAAGATGAAGATAATGGTCCACCGCCAGGATGGCAATTGACCCCTCAACTACTGCCTCTACAGACATCTACATCACCATCAGGGATACAAGGAGTGCCTCTTGCTG CTTTTGTAGACGTTGAAATGGCGAGCAACCAGGACTGTGATGTTGAAAAGGAAGGACATCCACTGGGATTAGAATCCGTTCCTATGAATGGACATTCATCACCACCTACACCACCACCTCAGTCGTCATCATCAGTTGCTTCTTCTG AAATGGAGATGGGTCGCAAACAAGAAGGCACAAAGAATGAGGAGGAAAGGCCCCAAATTGAAAAGCAACCAATGTCGCATTTACTACAGATGAAACCTATAGTGCCTCAAGCCTCATCACATGCTGCAACAGTTTCTTCCG AGATGGGTCAGATGGTATGTGGTGGTTGCCGACAGTTACTTTCTTATCCACAAGGGGCTAAATTGGTGAAGTGTTCATGCTGCCAGACCGTCAATCTTGTGCTAGAAG CTCATGAGGTTGGACAAGTTAAGTGTGGGGGTTGTGCAGTGCTGCTCATGTATCCATATGGGGCGCCATCAGTTAGATGTTCCTCTTGTCGCCACATGACAAAAATTGGG GCCCACAACCGACGACCACCTCAGTCGGTGCAACAGCCTCGAAGAAGACATCCTTCCTACCAAGTTCATTAG
- the LOC125849027 gene encoding uncharacterized protein LOC125849027 isoform X4, with protein MEEKLSNIENQQVDDEEEDEGPPPGFDSLAVPSQNTNVVVDEDDDEGPPPGWPSIPQQLNLQTTDVEMGGKEHELEDDEDGPPPGWNTVIPQKKLPSSPPTIEAVTCDIEMEKEEEIIKNEDNGPPPRWQLTPKLPPLQTSTPPSGTQGASLEDIEMEKKEEAVEDEDNGPPPGWQLTPQLLPLQTSTSPSGIQGVPLADVEMASNQDCDVEKEGHPLGLESVPMNGHSSPPTPPPQSSSSVASSEMEMGRKQEGTKNEEERPQIEKQPMSHLLQMKPIVPQASSHAATVSSEMGQMVCGGCRQLLSYPQGAKLVKCSCCQTVNLVLEAHEVGQVKCGGCAVLLMYPYGAPSVRCSSCRHMTKIGAHNRRPPQSVQQPRRRHPSYQVH; from the exons atggaagaaaagtTGAGCAACATCGAAAATCAGCAAgtagatgatgaagaagaagatgagggTCCACCACCTGGTTTCGACTCATTAGCTGTACCATCGCAAAACACCAATGTCGTCGtagatgaagatgatgatgaaggACCACCTCCAGGTTGGCCATCAATTCCTCAGCAACTCAATCTCCAG ACTACTGATGTAGAGATGGGGGGCAAAGAGCACGAATTGGAAGACGATGAAGATGGTCCGCCACCCGGGTGGAACACTGTAATCCCACAGAAAAAATTGCCATCTTCACCGCCAACAATAGAAGCAGTTACTTGTG ATATAGAAAtggagaaggaagaagaaatcattaaaaatgaagATAATGGTCCACCACCAAGATGGCAGTTGACCCCTAAACTACCGCCGCTACAAACATCTACACCACCATCAGGGACACAAGGAGCTTCTCTTGAAG ATATAGAAATGGAGAAGAAAGAGGAAGCCGTTGAAGATGAAGATAATGGTCCACCGCCAGGATGGCAATTGACCCCTCAACTACTGCCTCTACAGACATCTACATCACCATCAGGGATACAAGGAGTGCCTCTTGCTG ACGTTGAAATGGCGAGCAACCAGGACTGTGATGTTGAAAAGGAAGGACATCCACTGGGATTAGAATCCGTTCCTATGAATGGACATTCATCACCACCTACACCACCACCTCAGTCGTCATCATCAGTTGCTTCTTCTG AAATGGAGATGGGTCGCAAACAAGAAGGCACAAAGAATGAGGAGGAAAGGCCCCAAATTGAAAAGCAACCAATGTCGCATTTACTACAGATGAAACCTATAGTGCCTCAAGCCTCATCACATGCTGCAACAGTTTCTTCCG AGATGGGTCAGATGGTATGTGGTGGTTGCCGACAGTTACTTTCTTATCCACAAGGGGCTAAATTGGTGAAGTGTTCATGCTGCCAGACCGTCAATCTTGTGCTAGAAG CTCATGAGGTTGGACAAGTTAAGTGTGGGGGTTGTGCAGTGCTGCTCATGTATCCATATGGGGCGCCATCAGTTAGATGTTCCTCTTGTCGCCACATGACAAAAATTGGG GCCCACAACCGACGACCACCTCAGTCGGTGCAACAGCCTCGAAGAAGACATCCTTCCTACCAAGTTCATTAG
- the LOC125849027 gene encoding uncharacterized protein LOC125849027 isoform X2 — MEEKLSNIENQQVDDEEEDEGPPPGFDSLAVPSQNTNVVVDEDDDEGPPPGWPSIPQQLNLQVTCKQTTDVEMGGKEHELEDDEDGPPPGWNTVIPQKKLPSSPPTIEAVTCDIEMEKEEEIIKNEDNGPPPRWQLTPKLPPLQTSTPPSGTQGASLEDIEMEKKEEAVEDEDNGPPPGWQLTPQLLPLQTSTSPSGIQGVPLADVEMASNQDCDVEKEGHPLGLESVPMNGHSSPPTPPPQSSSSVASSEMEMGRKQEGTKNEEERPQIEKQPMSHLLQMKPIVPQASSHAATVSSEMGQMVCGGCRQLLSYPQGAKLVKCSCCQTVNLVLEAHEVGQVKCGGCAVLLMYPYGAPSVRCSSCRHMTKIGAHNRRPPQSVQQPRRRHPSYQVH, encoded by the exons atggaagaaaagtTGAGCAACATCGAAAATCAGCAAgtagatgatgaagaagaagatgagggTCCACCACCTGGTTTCGACTCATTAGCTGTACCATCGCAAAACACCAATGTCGTCGtagatgaagatgatgatgaaggACCACCTCCAGGTTGGCCATCAATTCCTCAGCAACTCAATCTCCAG GTAACTTGTAAACAGACTACTGATGTAGAGATGGGGGGCAAAGAGCACGAATTGGAAGACGATGAAGATGGTCCGCCACCCGGGTGGAACACTGTAATCCCACAGAAAAAATTGCCATCTTCACCGCCAACAATAGAAGCAGTTACTTGTG ATATAGAAAtggagaaggaagaagaaatcattaaaaatgaagATAATGGTCCACCACCAAGATGGCAGTTGACCCCTAAACTACCGCCGCTACAAACATCTACACCACCATCAGGGACACAAGGAGCTTCTCTTGAAG ATATAGAAATGGAGAAGAAAGAGGAAGCCGTTGAAGATGAAGATAATGGTCCACCGCCAGGATGGCAATTGACCCCTCAACTACTGCCTCTACAGACATCTACATCACCATCAGGGATACAAGGAGTGCCTCTTGCTG ACGTTGAAATGGCGAGCAACCAGGACTGTGATGTTGAAAAGGAAGGACATCCACTGGGATTAGAATCCGTTCCTATGAATGGACATTCATCACCACCTACACCACCACCTCAGTCGTCATCATCAGTTGCTTCTTCTG AAATGGAGATGGGTCGCAAACAAGAAGGCACAAAGAATGAGGAGGAAAGGCCCCAAATTGAAAAGCAACCAATGTCGCATTTACTACAGATGAAACCTATAGTGCCTCAAGCCTCATCACATGCTGCAACAGTTTCTTCCG AGATGGGTCAGATGGTATGTGGTGGTTGCCGACAGTTACTTTCTTATCCACAAGGGGCTAAATTGGTGAAGTGTTCATGCTGCCAGACCGTCAATCTTGTGCTAGAAG CTCATGAGGTTGGACAAGTTAAGTGTGGGGGTTGTGCAGTGCTGCTCATGTATCCATATGGGGCGCCATCAGTTAGATGTTCCTCTTGTCGCCACATGACAAAAATTGGG GCCCACAACCGACGACCACCTCAGTCGGTGCAACAGCCTCGAAGAAGACATCCTTCCTACCAAGTTCATTAG
- the LOC125849027 gene encoding uncharacterized protein LOC125849027 isoform X5 — protein sequence MEEKLSNIENQQVDDEEEDEGPPPGFDSLAVPSQNTNVVVDEDDDEGPPPGWPSIPQQLNLQVTCKQTTDVEMGGKEHELEDDEDGPPPGWNTVIPQKKLPSSPPTIEAVTCDIEMEKKEEAVEDEDNGPPPGWQLTPQLLPLQTSTSPSGIQGVPLAAFVDVEMASNQDCDVEKEGHPLGLESVPMNGHSSPPTPPPQSSSSVASSEMEMGRKQEGTKNEEERPQIEKQPMSHLLQMKPIVPQASSHAATVSSEMGQMVCGGCRQLLSYPQGAKLVKCSCCQTVNLVLEAHEVGQVKCGGCAVLLMYPYGAPSVRCSSCRHMTKIGAHNRRPPQSVQQPRRRHPSYQVH from the exons atggaagaaaagtTGAGCAACATCGAAAATCAGCAAgtagatgatgaagaagaagatgagggTCCACCACCTGGTTTCGACTCATTAGCTGTACCATCGCAAAACACCAATGTCGTCGtagatgaagatgatgatgaaggACCACCTCCAGGTTGGCCATCAATTCCTCAGCAACTCAATCTCCAG GTAACTTGTAAACAGACTACTGATGTAGAGATGGGGGGCAAAGAGCACGAATTGGAAGACGATGAAGATGGTCCGCCACCCGGGTGGAACACTGTAATCCCACAGAAAAAATTGCCATCTTCACCGCCAACAATAGAAGCAGTTACTTGTG ATATAGAAATGGAGAAGAAAGAGGAAGCCGTTGAAGATGAAGATAATGGTCCACCGCCAGGATGGCAATTGACCCCTCAACTACTGCCTCTACAGACATCTACATCACCATCAGGGATACAAGGAGTGCCTCTTGCTG CTTTTGTAGACGTTGAAATGGCGAGCAACCAGGACTGTGATGTTGAAAAGGAAGGACATCCACTGGGATTAGAATCCGTTCCTATGAATGGACATTCATCACCACCTACACCACCACCTCAGTCGTCATCATCAGTTGCTTCTTCTG AAATGGAGATGGGTCGCAAACAAGAAGGCACAAAGAATGAGGAGGAAAGGCCCCAAATTGAAAAGCAACCAATGTCGCATTTACTACAGATGAAACCTATAGTGCCTCAAGCCTCATCACATGCTGCAACAGTTTCTTCCG AGATGGGTCAGATGGTATGTGGTGGTTGCCGACAGTTACTTTCTTATCCACAAGGGGCTAAATTGGTGAAGTGTTCATGCTGCCAGACCGTCAATCTTGTGCTAGAAG CTCATGAGGTTGGACAAGTTAAGTGTGGGGGTTGTGCAGTGCTGCTCATGTATCCATATGGGGCGCCATCAGTTAGATGTTCCTCTTGTCGCCACATGACAAAAATTGGG GCCCACAACCGACGACCACCTCAGTCGGTGCAACAGCCTCGAAGAAGACATCCTTCCTACCAAGTTCATTAG
- the LOC125848060 gene encoding DNA-directed RNA polymerase II subunit RPB2 — MDMEDEYEPQYNVDDDEEEITQEDAWAVISAYFEEKGLVRQQLDSFDEFIQNTMQEIVDESADIEIRPESQHNPGHQSDFAETIYKINFGQIYLSKPMMTESDGETATLFPKAARLRNLTYSAPLYVDVTKRVIKKGHDGEEVTETQDFTKVFIGKVPIMLRSSYCTLYQNSEKDLTELGECPLDQGGYFIINGSEKVLIAQEKMSTNHVYVFKKRQPNKYAFVAEVRSMAESQNRPPSTMFVRMLSRTSAKGGSSGQYIRATLPYIRTEIPIIIVFRALGFVADKDILEHICYDFNDTQMMELLRPSLEEAFVIQNQQVALDYIGKRGATVGVTREKRIKYAKEILQKEMLPHVGVGEYCETKKAYYFGYIIHRLLLCALGRRAEDDRDHYGNKRLDLAGPLLGGLFRMLFRKLTRDVRGYVQKCVDNGKDVNLQFAIKAKTITSGLKYSLATGNWGQANAAGTRAGVSQVLNRLTYASTLSHLRRLNSPIGREGKLAKPRQLHNSQWGMMCPAETPEGQACGLVKNLALMVYITVGSAAYPILEFLEEWGTENFEEISPAVIPQATKIFVNGTWVGIHRDPDMLVRTLRRLRRRVDVNTEVGVVRDIRLKELRIYTDYGRCSRPLFIVEKQRLMIKKKDIQTLQQRESPDEGGWHDLVAKGYIEYIDTEEEETTMISMTINDLVQARLNPGDAYSDTYTHCEIHPSLILGVCASIIPFPDHNQSPRNTYQSAMGKQAMGIYVTNYQFRMDTLAYVLYYPQKPLVTTRAMEHLHFRQLPAGINAIVAISCYSGYNQEDSVIMNQSSIDRGFFRSLFFRSYRDEEKKMGTLVKEDFGRPDRATTMGMRHGSYDKLDDDGLAPPGTRVSGEDVIIGKTTPISQDDAQGQASRYTRKDHSTSLRHSETGMVDQVLLTTNADGLRFVKVRVRSVRIPQIGDKFSSRHGQKGTVGMTYTQEDMPWTVEGISPDIIVNPHAIPSRMTIGQLIECIMGKVAAHMGKEGDATPFTDVTVDNISKALHKCGYQMRGFETMYNGHTGRRLSAMIFLGPTYYQRLKHMVDDKIHSRGRGPVQILTRQPAEGRSRDGGLRFGEMERDCMIAHGAAHFLKERLFDQSDAYRVHVCERCGLIAIANLKKNSFECRGCKNKTDIVQVHIPYACKLLFQELMAMAIAPRMLTKDVKLAKDQKKKAA, encoded by the exons ATGGATATGGAGGATGAATATGAACCCCAATACAATGTTGACGATGATGAAGAGGAGATAACCCAAGAAGATGCTTGGGCTGTGATTAGTGCTTACTTTGAAGAGAAGGGTCTTGTTCGTCAACAACTAGATTCGTTTGATGAGTTTATTCAGAACACGATGCAAGAAATTGTTGATGAATCTGCTGATATAGAGATCCGACCTGAGTCCCAGCATAACCCTGGTCACCAATCTGACTTTGCTGAG ACTATCTATAAAATCAATTTTGGTCAGATTTATTTGAGTAAGCCAATGATGACAGAGTCAGATGGTGAAACTGCTACCCTATTTCCAAAGGCTGCAAGGTTGAGGAATCTGACATATTCTGCTCCTTTGTATGTGGATGTCACGAAACGAGTCATCAAGAAAGGACATGATGGTGAAGAAGTTACTGAAACTCAGGACTTCACAAAAGTCTTTATTGGAAAG GTTCCTATAATGCTGCGGTCAAGTTACTGCACATTATATCAAAATTCTGAGAAAGATCTAACAGAGCTTGGAGAATGTCCATTAGATCAAGGCGGGTATTTCATTATAAATGGAAGTGAAAAGGTCTTAATTGCTCAGGAGAAGATGAGCACGAACCATGTGTATGTCTTTAAGAAGAGGCAACCTAACAAATATGCCTTCGTTGCGGAAGTCAGGTCAATGGCAGAATCTCAAAACCGCCCGCCAAGTACTATGTTCGTGAGGATGCTCTCAAGGACTAGCGCAAAAGGG GGTTCCTCGGGCCAATACATTCGAGCGACACTTCCATATATCCGTACAGAGATTCCTATTATCATCGTGTTTCGAGCTCTAGGTTTTGTTGCTGATAAGGATATATTGGAACATATCTGTTATGATTTCAATGATACTCAAATGATGGAGTTGTTACGTCCGTCGTTGGAAGAAGCTTTTGTTATTCAAAACCAACAG GTTGCTCTTGACTACATCGGGAAAAGAGGGGCTACAGTTGGTGTTACAAGGGAAAAAAGGATTAA GTATGCCAAAGAGATTCTTCAGAAAGAAATGCTTCCTCATGTTGGGGTTGGAGAGTATTGTGAAACCAAGAAAGCTTATTATTTTGG GTATATCATCCACCGGCTTTTGTTATGTGCGCTTGGCCGAAGGGCTGAGGATGATAGGGATCATTATGGAAATAAGAGACTGGATCTTGCTGGTCCTTTGCTTGGTGGGCTGTTTCGGATG CTCTTTAGAAAGTTGACAAGGGATGTTAGAGGCTATGTGCAAAAG TGTGTTGACAATGGAAAAGATGTAAATCTCCAATTTGCAATCAAAGCTAAGACCATTACCAGTGGGCTGAAATACTCTCTTGCTACTGGAAACTGGGGGCAAGCTAATGCAGCGGGTACAAGGGCTGGTGTTTCGCAG GTGCTGAATCGTCTGACTTATGCCTCTACTTTGTCTCACTTGCGACGGTTGAATTCCCCTATTGGACGAGAAG GGAAACTGGCCAAACCAAGGCAATTGCATAATTCACAGTGGGGAATGATGTGTCCTGCAGAAACACCAGAGGGCCAA GCATGTGGGCTGGTGAAGAATCTAGCTTTAATGGTTTATATAACAGTTGGTTCAGCGGCATATCCAATTTTGGAGTTTTTGGAAGAGTGGGGTACTGAGAACTTTGAG GAAATTTCTCCTGCAGTTATTCCACAGGCTACAAAGATCTTTGTCAATGGTACCTGGGTGGGAATTCATCGTGATCCTGACATGTTGGTGAGAACATTGAGACGACTTAGGAGACGG GTTGACGTCAATACTGAGGTTGGGGTGGTCCGTGATATCCGTTTGAAAGAACTTCGAATTTATACCGACTATGGCAGGTGCAGTCGTCCATTGTTTATTGTGGAAAAGCAAAGGCTGATGATCAAGAAGAAGGATATTCAAACATTGCAACAACGG GAATCACCTGACGAGGGTGGCTGGCACGATTTGGTGGCTAAGGGATACATCGAGTATATTGACACTGAAGAGGAAGAGACAACGATGATTAGCATGACTATAAAT GATCTTGTGCAAGCACGCCTTAATCCTGGCGACGCTTATTCTGATACCTATACTCATTGCGAAATTCATCCATCACTAATATTGGGTGTCTGTGCATCAATTATTCCGTTTCCTGATCATAATCAG TCTCCCCGTAATACTTATCAGTCAGCTATGGGTAAGCAAGCCATGGGGATTTATGTCACCAACTACCAATTTCGGATG GACACATTGGCCTATGTGCTTTATTATCCTCAGAAGCCTCTTGTCACAACACGAGCCATGGAACACTTGCATTTTAGGCAACTACCTGCGGGCATCAACGCAATTGTCGCTATCTCCTGCTATTCTGGATACAATCAAGAGGATTCTGTCATTATGAATCAGTCATCGATTGATCGTGGGTTTTTCCGATCTCTATTTTTCCGTTCGTACAGGGACGAGGAGAAAAAGATGGGGACATTGGTCAAGGAGGACTTTGGACGTCCTGATAGAGCTACTACTATGGGTATGCGCCATGGTTCGTACGATAAGTTGGATGACGATGGTCTTGCCCCTCCAGGAACTAGAGTTTCTGGTGAGGATGTTATCATTGGGAAGACAACTCCCATTTCTCAGGATGATGCGCAAGGGCAAGCCTCTCGCTATACGAGGAAAGATCACAGTACCAGTCTTCGCCATAGTGAAACTGGAATGGTGGATCAGGTTCTATTAACTACAAATGCTGATGGGCTCAGATTTGTTAAAGTGAGGGTCAGATCAGTCCGTATTCCTCAAATTGGGGACAAGTTTAGCAGTAGACATGGTCAGAAGGGAACAGTCGGCATGACATATACACAAGAAGATATGCCATGGACCGTGGAAGGCATTAGTCCTGATATTATTGTGAATCCTCATGCTATTCCTTCTCGAATGACTATTGGTCAGCTGATTGAATGTATTATGGGGAAGGTTGCTGCACACATGGGAAAAGAAGGCGATGCCACTCCCTTTACAGATGTTACTGTCGATAACATCAGCAAAGCTCTGCATAAATGTGGTTACCAGATGCGTGGTTTTGAGACCATGTACAATGGTCATACTGGGCGGCGGCTTAGTGCAATGATATTCCTTGGTCCCACGTACTACCAGCGCCTGAAGCATATGGTTGATGACAAGATTCATTCTAGAGGCAGAGGCCCTGTGCAAATCCTCACAAGGCAGCCTGCGGAAGGTCGGTCACGTGATGGTGGTCTTCGTTTTGGAGAGATGGAGCGAGATTGTATGATTGCTCACGGTGCTGCTCATTTTCTCAAGGAGCGGTTATTTGACCAAAGCGATGCATACAGAGTTCACGTTTGTGAGCGCTGTGGGCTGATAGCCATTGCCAACCTCAAGAAGAATTCTTTCGAATGCAGAGGTTGCAAGAACAAAACTGATATCGTCCAG GTTCACATTCCCTATGCATGCAAATTGCTTTTCCAGGAGCTAATGGCTATGGCTATAGCTCCAAGAATGCTTACAAAGGATGTCAAGCTAGCCAAAGATCAAAAGAAGAAAGCAGCTTGA